One Lentisphaera araneosa HTCC2155 DNA window includes the following coding sequences:
- a CDS encoding DUF1588 domain-containing protein gives MSQDNTSHMDQPKLKISSSDKELLRIKLAELEILEDKVSKNELSGEHAQNLIASVLQELNEIEERILQDDNLAKTPNDQPPVDETYQQEIPSDVSELKVIKSTQNLKPWGNDTQEDDSDLKITLKEDETVPSPRKSSIKKKPEMTPTSSLKRKKSRPNNKSKFKNPTKKPRVQKKKPFPISALIFLSLIVLCGYFYNDAVDYIKKQRAELAEKNKPKVKKSEAPKKVIQKKAPVKKAPKEVVQTEEAVEVDEEEVDNSQFYNGEIKHYSFNQVLRDNCIQCHGKEGEKVEGKLNIVKLMASPNANIKTWTKIYHSVNKGEMPPEDDAPALDFESKELVLSSIKHMHDNLKLTATTRVLTPIEIQNTMVDLFNIDLGTYNPFKTLANSYSEKEFHTGQRKVLSPYYITEYYKILYDVLQSFIGLRPQVDKLDLKVAIPQHVLMNKKLKNHVELRWHQAKDKCRIEFDNKEKIKEPKKNKIDDNQNERVNEQLERLSLPAGTYTLRFKAATKNMNLNKLNVKKHGQATIDAYKNALKDLDDTLSIPINFYRTPPDVSDFHGTTELLEIVHISSEGEYAIEFTLDRRAAVAYSLNWKSLPAIGTANNLLAHHILGEDYEVQDRERIRNKFLYSNDYIFPAAKMWNFRIEGPYDVKLHPLSFDTETRVGTTEVSHKFKFLHQFLGLKNNIIYGYIFKDFQTDKMKYEDAYRNALIMLFLSSDFLTVNRDVKSPDFTRFSSYSLLKSAPNEAFTHQFTQTKKRRDSEALSKWLIKHPNFERFLKPFVYQWLKLGEIQNNLPDEQDFSVFYAKNLRDAYRIEAEKFILHLFRKNLPIRELLSANYSFVNEDLKNFYSGQNTRARLKRSELPPSVNPDDFKLHTFTDPKRGGLLNMGAFLTATGNGVDPLPIRRAAWVSENLLDSPLPNPPDVDVSKFELDKSANTLRQRLEAHTQNPACHSCHKRLDPLAILLDRYNTIGGDNHHFRQETVMINQQKVNGLGELKQYLKSHEQNMARAFSKKLISYMLGRNVNIADEKYLDAIISDTKENQFRMGDIYQAIIKYYYLEIPPESFYTSAK, from the coding sequence ATGAGTCAAGATAACACAAGTCATATGGATCAGCCAAAGCTAAAGATTAGCTCATCTGATAAAGAATTACTCAGGATAAAACTCGCTGAATTAGAAATCCTGGAAGACAAAGTCAGTAAAAATGAACTCAGCGGGGAGCATGCACAAAACCTAATCGCCAGTGTCCTGCAAGAACTCAATGAAATTGAAGAACGAATTTTACAGGACGATAACTTGGCTAAAACACCCAATGATCAGCCCCCTGTGGATGAAACGTATCAACAAGAAATTCCTAGTGATGTAAGTGAACTTAAAGTCATCAAATCCACACAAAATTTAAAGCCCTGGGGAAACGATACTCAAGAGGATGACAGCGATTTAAAAATCACTTTAAAGGAAGATGAAACTGTCCCCTCCCCTCGAAAAAGCTCCATTAAGAAAAAACCTGAGATGACTCCGACGAGTTCGCTGAAAAGAAAGAAAAGTCGCCCCAATAATAAATCAAAATTCAAAAACCCCACAAAAAAGCCCCGTGTCCAAAAGAAAAAGCCTTTTCCAATAAGCGCTCTTATATTTTTAAGCCTCATTGTTTTATGCGGTTATTTTTATAATGATGCTGTGGATTACATCAAGAAACAACGAGCTGAACTCGCCGAAAAAAACAAGCCAAAAGTAAAAAAGTCAGAAGCACCGAAAAAAGTAATACAAAAAAAGGCTCCGGTAAAAAAAGCTCCTAAAGAAGTCGTGCAAACTGAAGAAGCTGTCGAGGTAGATGAAGAAGAGGTAGATAATTCACAATTCTATAATGGCGAAATCAAACACTACAGCTTCAACCAAGTGCTGAGGGACAATTGTATTCAATGCCACGGCAAAGAAGGTGAAAAAGTCGAGGGCAAACTGAATATCGTAAAACTCATGGCTTCCCCCAATGCAAACATAAAAACATGGACCAAGATTTATCATAGCGTCAACAAAGGGGAAATGCCTCCGGAAGATGATGCTCCCGCGTTGGATTTCGAATCAAAAGAACTCGTTCTAAGTTCCATTAAGCATATGCATGACAATTTAAAGTTAACGGCGACAACTCGAGTCCTCACCCCCATTGAAATCCAAAATACCATGGTCGATTTATTCAATATTGACTTAGGTACATACAACCCCTTCAAAACACTTGCCAATTCTTATTCAGAAAAAGAATTCCACACGGGTCAAAGAAAGGTGCTCAGCCCCTATTACATCACTGAATACTACAAAATATTATATGATGTTCTGCAAAGCTTTATTGGCTTGCGTCCTCAAGTCGATAAACTTGATTTAAAGGTCGCAATACCGCAGCATGTACTCATGAATAAAAAATTAAAAAATCATGTTGAATTGCGCTGGCATCAAGCAAAGGATAAGTGCCGTATTGAGTTTGATAATAAAGAAAAAATTAAAGAGCCTAAGAAAAATAAAATCGATGACAATCAAAATGAGAGAGTCAACGAACAACTTGAACGACTGAGCTTACCTGCGGGAACCTATACACTGCGCTTTAAAGCCGCCACTAAGAACATGAATTTAAATAAGCTCAATGTAAAAAAACATGGTCAAGCTACCATTGATGCTTATAAAAATGCTCTTAAAGACTTAGATGATACACTGAGTATTCCCATCAATTTTTATCGGACTCCGCCAGATGTAAGTGACTTTCATGGAACTACAGAATTATTGGAGATCGTGCATATCTCTTCTGAAGGTGAGTACGCTATTGAATTCACTCTCGATCGTCGAGCAGCTGTTGCTTACTCATTAAATTGGAAAAGTCTTCCAGCTATTGGAACTGCTAATAATTTATTAGCTCACCATATACTTGGGGAAGATTATGAAGTCCAAGACAGGGAACGTATCCGTAATAAATTTCTTTATAGCAATGACTATATTTTCCCTGCAGCTAAAATGTGGAACTTTCGCATTGAGGGTCCCTACGACGTTAAACTTCACCCCCTCTCTTTTGATACTGAAACTCGCGTTGGCACCACAGAAGTCAGCCATAAATTTAAGTTCCTTCATCAATTTCTTGGCCTCAAAAATAATATTATTTATGGCTACATCTTCAAAGACTTTCAAACAGATAAAATGAAGTATGAAGATGCCTATAGAAATGCACTCATCATGCTGTTTTTATCCTCTGATTTCCTCACTGTTAATAGAGATGTTAAGAGCCCTGATTTCACTCGTTTTAGCTCCTACTCATTATTAAAGTCTGCTCCTAACGAAGCTTTTACGCACCAATTCACGCAAACGAAAAAAAGACGGGATTCAGAAGCCTTATCTAAATGGCTCATTAAGCACCCAAATTTTGAACGCTTTTTAAAGCCATTTGTCTATCAGTGGCTCAAACTTGGCGAAATCCAAAACAACCTACCTGATGAGCAAGACTTTAGCGTTTTTTATGCAAAAAACTTGAGAGATGCCTACCGCATTGAAGCCGAAAAATTCATACTTCACCTCTTCCGTAAAAATCTTCCCATTAGGGAATTGCTCAGTGCTAATTACTCTTTCGTGAATGAGGATTTAAAGAACTTTTACTCGGGCCAAAACACTCGTGCACGATTAAAACGATCTGAATTGCCCCCTTCAGTCAATCCAGATGATTTTAAATTACATACCTTCACGGACCCCAAACGCGGAGGCCTATTAAATATGGGTGCCTTCCTCACGGCTACAGGCAATGGCGTTGATCCCTTACCCATCCGACGCGCCGCCTGGGTATCGGAAAATCTTTTAGATTCACCCTTGCCCAATCCGCCAGATGTTGACGTGAGTAAATTTGAGCTCGACAAGTCCGCCAATACCCTGCGTCAACGCCTTGAGGCTCACACTCAAAACCCCGCTTGCCATTCCTGCCACAAACGCTTAGATCCCTTGGCAATCTTACTTGATAGGTACAATACCATTGGCGGTGATAATCATCATTTCCGACAAGAGACAGTAATGATCAATCAACAAAAAGTGAATGGCCTTGGCGAACTTAAACAGTATTTGAAGAGCCACGAACAAAATATGGCTCGCGCTTTCAGCAAAAAACTCATCTCCTATATGCTAGGAAGAAACGTCAATATTGCGGATGAAAAGTACCTCGATGCGATTATTAGCGACACCAAAGAAAACCAATTTCGCATGGGTGATATCTATCAAGCGATTATCAAATACTATTATTTAGAAATCCCCCCTGAGTCTTTTTACACCTCAGCTAAATAA
- a CDS encoding type II secretion system protein: MKRFTLIELLVVVAIIGILASLLLPSLGKARSKSRAAVCLNNMKSLNIAMVLYSDDNLGYVPAAPSVAIPWDDLLAGYDGQERDTTKTAYSDENYGNSLKLYHCPENNYLNPSDKVNRSYSLNAGMNLDVASWKGTRGMSMLGWWTENGITTEPWSMRFSDVNNSSTAIMMLEASSDYNSFLTLGQNGESALSIEEAMNHLEANPTKHVKAYSQNYLFADGHVGFHYAQSLGAETGVDMFSSNDARGTYFDCQD, encoded by the coding sequence ATGAAAAGATTTACACTCATCGAATTACTCGTTGTTGTCGCCATTATCGGTATCCTTGCGTCACTTCTTCTTCCTTCTTTAGGTAAAGCCAGATCTAAATCAAGGGCCGCTGTATGCCTCAACAATATGAAGTCCTTAAATATAGCCATGGTACTCTACAGTGATGACAATCTTGGCTATGTTCCCGCCGCACCAAGCGTCGCGATCCCTTGGGATGATCTACTTGCAGGATATGATGGGCAAGAGCGTGACACAACGAAAACTGCCTATAGCGATGAAAATTATGGCAACTCTCTCAAACTTTATCATTGCCCTGAAAATAACTACTTAAACCCCTCTGACAAAGTTAATAGATCGTACTCATTAAATGCTGGCATGAATCTCGATGTAGCTTCATGGAAGGGCACCCGTGGCATGAGTATGTTGGGCTGGTGGACTGAAAATGGCATTACAACGGAGCCATGGTCCATGCGTTTTTCAGATGTCAATAATTCTTCAACTGCTATCATGATGCTCGAAGCTAGTTCTGATTACAATAGCTTTTTAACTTTAGGGCAAAATGGTGAATCTGCTTTAAGTATAGAAGAGGCAATGAATCACTTAGAAGCCAATCCAACTAAACATGTCAAAGCCTATTCACAAAACTATCTCTTTGCAGATGGGCATGTGGGCTTTCATTATGCTCAGAGTCTGGGTGCAGAAACTGGAGTTGACATGTTTTCATCAAACGATGCTCGTGGAACCTACTTCGACTGCCAAGATTAA
- a CDS encoding IS701 family transposase, with protein MGFLDNFKAVFKTQTHDSNELASMYTGGLFTSEKGNIERIEESVPAVNYEQLRQFISKSPWCHNQLMTEIALRANRKLKDYSNKSELPIGFYIDESSFVKKGMHSVGVSRQWLGCRGKVDNGQVAVFSSLGCGAYNSLIDCRLFLPECWTEDKERCNRAGIPEDEQEFKTKIELAIESVMEARTQGIVYDFIAVDALYGSSFKFINRLDQLGEVVMGRMRNSIHVYLEEPLFQLPERESNKGRKPTKLRAQTLSVTVKSIAESIKENLWEDIDIRSTTKGILKVQAFQKKVWLHDDESGEVKQWDLIICRDNQTTSLKDYTYTISNTASSKTLQEMIQMDRQRYWIERSFQDNKNEVAMDEYQVRKYRGFYHHMSLCMLATLFLMEERMDCKDTLPLLSCADIRRAMEFLMPKKVTNLEEFCVQMEVRHIKRQKSIDHASRDAIPH; from the coding sequence TTGGGTTTTCTAGATAATTTCAAAGCTGTATTTAAGACACAAACTCATGATTCAAATGAACTTGCGTCTATGTATACAGGAGGTTTATTTACCTCCGAGAAAGGTAATATAGAGCGTATCGAAGAAAGCGTCCCCGCCGTAAATTATGAACAACTTCGTCAATTCATCTCTAAATCACCGTGGTGTCACAATCAGCTCATGACTGAAATAGCTTTGAGGGCTAATCGTAAACTGAAGGACTACTCCAACAAAAGCGAACTGCCAATAGGTTTTTATATCGACGAAAGTTCATTCGTCAAAAAAGGTATGCACTCTGTTGGCGTATCACGTCAATGGCTCGGGTGTCGGGGTAAAGTAGACAATGGACAAGTTGCGGTTTTTTCATCCTTGGGGTGCGGAGCATATAACAGTTTGATTGACTGCCGGTTATTCCTCCCTGAGTGCTGGACCGAAGATAAAGAACGCTGTAATCGTGCTGGGATTCCCGAAGATGAACAAGAATTCAAAACGAAAATTGAACTCGCAATAGAAAGCGTTATGGAAGCCCGAACGCAAGGTATTGTATATGATTTCATTGCAGTTGATGCACTTTATGGGAGTAGCTTTAAATTCATCAATAGACTCGATCAATTAGGGGAAGTTGTCATGGGGCGAATGCGTAATAGTATTCACGTTTATCTTGAGGAGCCTTTGTTTCAACTCCCTGAGCGAGAGTCTAATAAGGGACGTAAGCCCACAAAACTACGGGCACAAACTTTGAGTGTGACAGTAAAAAGTATCGCCGAATCCATTAAAGAAAATCTTTGGGAAGATATTGACATTAGAAGTACAACCAAAGGCATATTAAAGGTTCAGGCATTCCAAAAAAAAGTGTGGCTGCATGATGACGAATCGGGCGAAGTAAAACAGTGGGATTTAATAATTTGTAGAGATAATCAAACTACTTCATTGAAGGATTACACTTATACAATAAGCAACACAGCAAGCTCAAAAACGCTTCAGGAGATGATTCAAATGGATCGGCAACGCTACTGGATCGAGCGTTCATTCCAGGACAATAAAAATGAAGTGGCTATGGATGAATACCAAGTCAGGAAATATCGTGGTTTTTATCACCATATGAGCCTTTGCATGCTCGCTACCTTATTTTTAATGGAAGAGCGTATGGATTGTAAAGACACCTTGCCTCTTTTATCTTGTGCCGACATTAGAAGAGCTATGGAGTTTCTTATGCCCAAGAAAGTAACGAACTTGGAAGAATTCTGTGTTCAAATGGAGGTAAGGCATATAAAACGGCAAAAAAGTATAGATCATGCCAGTCGGGATGCTATTCCACATTAA
- a CDS encoding arylsulfatase, translated as MLKKLLAFLMVAGSAIANEKPNIIYLLVDDLGYGDLSLYGQKKFSTPNIDRIGKEGMVFTDHYSGSTVCAPSRAALMTGKHSGHGLVRGNYEVGPHGFGGELPLRPEDVSLAEVMKSAGYATGLIGKWGMGMDGTTGEPRKKGFDYSYGFLNQAHAHHYYPEYIYENGEKLMIPENKDDARGLYISDTFAEKGIEFVEENKDKPFFLFWAFVTPHAELLVPDDSLNEFKGKWPETPFVMGKQGGDGTDNPFGVYASQDHPRAAFSGMITRLDKRVGDLFDKLEELGIDDNTIIMFSSDNGPHKEGGADPDFFDSNAELTGYKRDLTEGGIRVPFMVRWPNVVKARSKSSHASAFWDVMPTIAEIANTDSPEDIDGLSFLPALKGEKQQVHKHLYWEFHERGYTEQALRMGNWKAIRHGVNSPIKLYDLISDESEQNDVSAKYPATAKHITNILDTERTDSELWPLKEKK; from the coding sequence ATGCTAAAAAAATTACTCGCTTTTTTAATGGTAGCCGGCAGTGCAATAGCCAATGAAAAACCAAACATTATCTATCTCTTGGTGGATGACTTGGGCTATGGTGACTTAAGCCTCTATGGGCAAAAGAAATTTTCGACTCCCAATATAGATCGTATAGGTAAAGAAGGCATGGTTTTCACAGATCATTATTCGGGATCAACCGTATGTGCACCCTCGCGAGCGGCTTTGATGACGGGTAAACACTCAGGTCATGGCCTAGTCAGAGGGAATTACGAAGTGGGTCCCCATGGTTTTGGCGGTGAGCTTCCCCTCAGACCTGAGGATGTGAGTTTAGCCGAAGTCATGAAATCTGCGGGTTACGCAACGGGCTTAATCGGTAAATGGGGCATGGGCATGGATGGAACCACGGGCGAACCTCGCAAAAAGGGCTTTGATTATTCCTACGGTTTTTTAAATCAGGCACACGCGCATCATTATTACCCAGAATACATTTACGAAAATGGCGAAAAGCTTATGATTCCTGAAAATAAGGATGACGCTCGCGGCCTCTATATTTCCGATACTTTTGCTGAAAAGGGAATTGAGTTTGTGGAAGAAAATAAAGATAAACCCTTCTTTCTTTTTTGGGCTTTTGTGACACCTCACGCGGAGCTTTTAGTTCCGGATGATTCACTCAATGAATTCAAAGGAAAGTGGCCCGAGACTCCTTTCGTAATGGGAAAGCAGGGTGGTGATGGCACTGATAACCCCTTTGGTGTCTATGCGAGTCAAGATCATCCCCGGGCAGCTTTTTCCGGCATGATCACTCGTTTGGATAAACGCGTTGGAGACCTCTTTGATAAGCTCGAGGAACTCGGTATTGATGATAATACCATCATTATGTTTTCCTCAGATAACGGTCCCCACAAGGAAGGTGGCGCGGATCCTGACTTTTTTGATTCCAATGCTGAGCTCACGGGCTATAAGCGTGACTTAACTGAAGGTGGCATTCGCGTCCCATTCATGGTGCGCTGGCCAAATGTTGTGAAAGCACGCTCTAAATCTAGTCATGCTTCAGCCTTTTGGGATGTGATGCCCACAATTGCGGAGATCGCAAATACGGACTCACCAGAGGATATCGATGGTCTTTCTTTTCTTCCTGCTTTGAAAGGAGAAAAACAGCAAGTCCATAAGCACCTCTACTGGGAATTTCATGAGCGTGGTTATACAGAACAAGCCCTGCGTATGGGCAATTGGAAAGCAATTCGCCATGGCGTCAATAGCCCCATTAAGCTCTATGATTTAATCTCCGACGAATCCGAGCAGAACGATGTTTCAGCAAAGTATCCAGCCACCGCAAAACACATCACAAATATCTTAGATACTGAACGCACAGACTCTGAACTCTGGCCACTCAAAGAAAAGAAGTAG
- a CDS encoding DUF1552 domain-containing protein: MHRRDLLKYSALSAICPTLLNAKSNEARIKLKKNVVLVELDLGLFEDNYRNGGAKSKYISTIFKDFKDDMTYFEGISEPGMGGGGHEHQAATFTGMKYEDRHIYPGRTMTSLDQHLAEGSIQTTRHKLLYHQVTRGDHMSWNKFSQPMPASLGSNQLYRQLFEKADLQAAKASIKRERDILSSLARNSRRRWKGTPQELDLKASIEYKLDILTEQEKWLKVKQPYMKKAFNQDNEKAPLKNCATNFRLIYEALEKDQSKIALIQFGGNRITHGLQGVNSGHHSLSHHGYTSERTSELEIIDTTVLRGLKKFMVDLKDGGLFDDTIVLFHCGMADANTHSNKSAPAFLFGGGFKHKTSIQCLDNNKKIVYSTSNLFSSILKQSGFSNVSFNSSKTVIPQLFRA, encoded by the coding sequence ATGCATAGAAGAGATTTATTAAAGTATTCAGCTTTGAGCGCTATATGTCCTACACTTTTGAATGCTAAGAGCAATGAAGCGCGCATTAAACTGAAAAAAAATGTCGTCCTCGTAGAATTAGACTTGGGCTTATTTGAAGATAATTACCGCAATGGTGGCGCTAAGTCTAAGTATATATCAACTATTTTCAAAGACTTTAAAGATGACATGACTTATTTTGAGGGGATTTCTGAACCCGGCATGGGTGGCGGAGGGCATGAACATCAGGCCGCGACATTTACCGGCATGAAATATGAGGATCGTCACATCTATCCTGGACGGACGATGACGAGCCTAGACCAGCATTTAGCCGAAGGCTCCATCCAAACGACTCGACACAAACTTCTGTATCACCAGGTTACGAGAGGTGACCACATGTCATGGAATAAATTTTCACAGCCTATGCCAGCTTCTCTGGGTTCAAATCAATTATACCGTCAGCTCTTCGAAAAAGCAGATCTTCAGGCAGCCAAAGCCTCGATCAAACGCGAACGCGATATTCTCTCTAGCCTAGCTCGAAATTCCAGACGCCGTTGGAAAGGCACTCCCCAAGAACTTGACCTCAAGGCCTCCATCGAATATAAACTAGATATACTCACTGAACAAGAAAAGTGGCTCAAAGTTAAGCAGCCTTATATGAAGAAAGCTTTTAATCAAGATAATGAAAAAGCCCCTCTAAAAAACTGTGCGACAAATTTTCGCTTAATCTACGAGGCACTTGAAAAAGATCAGTCCAAGATTGCTCTTATCCAATTTGGAGGGAATAGAATTACACATGGTTTGCAAGGTGTAAATAGCGGACATCATAGCCTAAGCCACCACGGCTATACCTCAGAGCGAACAAGCGAGCTCGAAATTATTGATACCACTGTATTACGTGGCCTTAAAAAGTTCATGGTAGATTTAAAAGATGGAGGCTTATTTGATGACACCATCGTTTTATTTCATTGCGGCATGGCGGATGCTAATACTCATAGCAATAAATCCGCACCTGCCTTTTTATTTGGCGGAGGCTTTAAGCACAAAACCTCAATCCAATGCTTAGACAACAACAAAAAAATTGTTTACTCCACATCAAATTTGTTCTCCAGTATCCTCAAACAAAGCGGTTTCAGTAATGTCTCCTTTAATAGCAGCAAAACTGTAATCCCCCAACTTTTCCGAGCTTAA
- a CDS encoding sialate O-acetylesterase — protein MMKSILPLVLIFLSFLTLQAEASKTVRLFILSGQSNAGGNGNGDELKQSQKELDPEVLLAFNSGQFMTMAPIKKKKVKFKIQNSIFGTELSFSKKLKQAYPNDIIAICKVGIRGGTSIVAWGKDRTRPGWKEELKALGIEEASQRMLYQEIIDGVNKGIENLKKRKDVKEVIISGMWWCQTERDSSFVEFSKAYEKNLTNFINNLRQDFNTPRLPFLFFDQHIILLWGV, from the coding sequence ATGATGAAATCAATTTTGCCTCTAGTATTAATTTTTTTGAGTTTTCTGACTCTCCAGGCCGAAGCGTCAAAAACGGTGCGTTTGTTTATTCTCTCAGGTCAATCTAATGCGGGTGGGAATGGCAATGGTGATGAATTGAAGCAATCTCAAAAAGAGTTGGATCCAGAAGTCTTATTAGCCTTTAATTCGGGGCAATTTATGACGATGGCGCCGATTAAAAAAAAGAAAGTCAAATTTAAAATCCAAAATTCAATTTTTGGAACGGAGTTAAGTTTTTCTAAAAAACTTAAGCAAGCTTACCCAAATGATATTATTGCCATCTGCAAAGTGGGCATACGAGGTGGCACATCAATTGTGGCATGGGGAAAAGATCGCACCCGGCCTGGATGGAAAGAAGAATTAAAAGCTCTGGGGATCGAAGAAGCGAGCCAAAGAATGCTTTACCAAGAAATTATTGATGGGGTCAATAAAGGTATCGAAAATCTAAAAAAACGAAAGGACGTTAAAGAAGTGATCATCTCTGGTATGTGGTGGTGTCAAACTGAGCGCGATAGTAGCTTTGTTGAATTCTCCAAGGCGTATGAAAAGAACTTGACTAACTTTATTAATAATTTGCGTCAGGACTTCAATACACCTCGCTTACCCTTCCTTTTTTTTGATCAGCATATAATACTACTTTGGGGAGTTTAA
- a CDS encoding IS1182 family transposase, whose product MNLIAGDDRRESIFFPQCLDDYIDSDSEVRIIDHFVDSLNLRECGFKFPKEDPQGRGRAAYNPADLLKLFIYGYFNGIRSGRKLEKNCHINLELIWLLKRLKPDFKTICDFRKNNRKAFKQATAQFTLLCRELKLIAGETIAVDGTIIKASNNISKSWSSNKLEKNLKENEDLVERYLKELEKLDDDPAPDKNHRKEDIEHKLEYRQREKEKLSELKKSLDESPNNHLSLTDKDSKSIHKRGRSSVGYNVQTSVDSLHKLIVCCEVTDKVNDLGLLAPMAKKTKKLLNLKEPCNLPADSGYYVLDDLKDCEDMGMIPYLPTVNKSSNVQQGMYGKEAFIYDPQKDTYLCANKSTLKKIRTTSQRGRLFNQYANKNACETCSIKHRCTKAKNAFYHVGSMSNIKNEQHKGFSKTKR is encoded by the coding sequence ATGAATTTAATAGCAGGAGATGATCGCCGAGAAAGTATTTTCTTTCCTCAATGCTTAGATGATTACATTGACTCGGATAGTGAAGTACGAATAATTGATCATTTTGTTGACTCTCTCAATTTAAGGGAGTGTGGTTTTAAATTTCCCAAAGAAGATCCGCAGGGACGTGGTCGTGCGGCTTATAATCCCGCGGATTTACTGAAGCTTTTTATTTACGGCTATTTCAATGGCATTCGTTCAGGGCGCAAACTGGAAAAAAACTGTCACATTAATCTAGAGTTGATATGGCTGTTAAAGCGCTTGAAACCTGATTTTAAAACTATTTGCGACTTTCGCAAAAACAATCGAAAAGCTTTTAAACAAGCAACAGCTCAATTCACATTATTATGCCGTGAATTAAAGCTCATTGCAGGGGAAACAATTGCTGTCGATGGGACAATAATAAAAGCCTCAAATAATATTTCTAAAAGCTGGAGCTCAAATAAGCTTGAGAAGAATTTGAAGGAAAATGAAGATCTGGTCGAACGCTACCTTAAAGAGCTTGAGAAGTTGGATGATGATCCCGCACCAGATAAAAACCACCGCAAGGAAGATATAGAGCACAAGTTGGAATATAGACAGCGGGAAAAAGAAAAACTCAGTGAACTTAAAAAGTCTTTGGATGAATCCCCTAATAATCATCTTTCTTTAACTGACAAAGATAGTAAATCCATCCATAAAAGAGGCAGGTCCTCTGTAGGATATAATGTTCAAACGTCTGTTGATAGTCTTCATAAGCTCATAGTATGCTGTGAAGTTACGGACAAAGTCAATGATTTAGGACTTCTTGCTCCAATGGCTAAAAAAACAAAAAAATTACTGAACCTAAAAGAACCATGTAATCTTCCTGCGGATTCTGGTTACTATGTATTAGATGACTTGAAGGATTGCGAAGATATGGGGATGATCCCCTACTTACCGACGGTTAATAAGTCATCAAATGTACAACAAGGAATGTATGGGAAAGAAGCCTTTATTTATGATCCGCAAAAAGATACTTATCTGTGCGCCAATAAAAGTACTTTAAAGAAAATTAGAACTACATCCCAAAGAGGCCGATTATTTAATCAATATGCTAACAAAAATGCATGTGAAACCTGTTCGATAAAGCACCGTTGTACGAAAGCAAAAAACGCATTTTATCACGTTGGGAGTATGAGCAATATCAAGAACGAGCAACACAAAGGATTCTCGAAAACAAAGAGATGA
- a CDS encoding type II secretion system protein has protein sequence MKKFTLIELLVVIAIIGILASLLLPSLGKARGKSKAVVCLNNLKSLNYAFFLYADDNEGHVPASPNVNTPWDDLLISYDGQNRTPDGGGGYKYEVYGNSLKLYQCPENDYKKESNGKINRSYSINAGVDKSVLWWGQPGISMSGWWTENALGPSTLEPWSMKLSEINDSATAIMLNELDTDFGGDFILGYNGSAAKTSSGISDHIQNNPTKHIKAYSQNFLFADGHVSLMSLQSLAGDSGVDMFSISNANGTYFDCQD, from the coding sequence ATGAAAAAATTTACACTCATCGAATTACTTGTGGTCATTGCCATTATTGGCATTCTCGCCTCATTACTTCTTCCCTCACTTGGGAAAGCGCGTGGAAAATCAAAAGCAGTTGTTTGCCTCAACAATTTAAAATCATTAAATTATGCTTTCTTCCTCTACGCAGATGATAACGAAGGCCATGTTCCCGCTTCACCAAATGTAAATACACCCTGGGATGATCTGCTCATTAGCTATGATGGGCAAAATCGTACTCCGGATGGTGGTGGAGGCTATAAATATGAAGTTTACGGCAATTCACTTAAGCTCTATCAGTGCCCCGAAAATGATTATAAAAAAGAAAGTAATGGCAAGATCAATCGTTCCTATTCGATAAATGCTGGAGTTGATAAGTCAGTTCTTTGGTGGGGTCAACCTGGCATAAGTATGAGTGGCTGGTGGACAGAAAATGCGCTTGGACCGTCAACACTCGAACCATGGTCAATGAAACTATCCGAGATAAACGACTCTGCTACAGCCATCATGTTAAATGAACTCGACACAGATTTTGGTGGGGATTTCATTTTAGGCTATAACGGCAGTGCCGCAAAAACAAGCTCCGGTATTTCTGATCATATTCAAAATAATCCGACTAAACACATCAAAGCCTATTCACAGAATTTTCTCTTCGCCGATGGTCATGTATCATTAATGTCCCTACAAAGCCTCGCAGGCGATAGTGGAGTCGACATGTTCTCAATTTCAAACGCCAACGGCACCTACTTCGACTGTCAGGATTAA